TCCCGGCGGCAGCAAGTACGTCCTCGTCGCGATGGCGCGGTGCCGCAATCTGCATGCCAATCGGCAACCCGTCATCGGAGAATCCAGCAGGCGTGGAGGCCGCCGGCTGACCGGTTAAGTTGTACGGCTGCGTCAGGATCCAGCCGCGGTACGGTTCGATCTCGGTTCCACCAATCTGTCCTGGATACTCGCCGTGGGCAAACGGCGGAACCGCCATTGTCGCCGACACGAGTAGGTCGTACTCTCCAAAGACATCGCAGAGACCGTCAAGGACGTTTGTCCGAACAACGTTCGCATCACGGTAGGCTTTCATCGTTGGTTCGTCCGACTCGAGTATCAGGTTAACCAGGTAGGGACGAAGTTTCTTGCGATCCGCACCGTACGGATCGAAGCCATCGTCCTCTAGGTTCTCGAGGAGCATACCCCACAGGACGTTGGCGAAGGTGTAGTAAGCGTCGACGATTTCCTCTTTGGTGTGACCAAGGTCAGGTGTGATATGCTCGACAGTCGCCCCTGCGTCTTCGAAGGCCTCGACAGCTTCACTGAGAACATCTGTCACTGCATAAGAGACTGGGTACGTACCGAGATCCGGGCTGTACGCGATTTTCAAATCGCCGATAGGGCGATCAGGTGCGTCCACGTACTTCGTTCCGTCGTCGGGAAGCGAGAATGGATCACGCTGATCCGGACCGGCCATGACATCAAGCATGAGTGCGGCGTCCTTGACGGTTCGGCTCATCGGTCCGAGATGGCTGAACGGTGTGTGATTGCTGAATGCGTTCGGTCGACTGGGGTCAGGCACGAGGCCGAACGTAGGTTTGTGGCCGAACACGCCGCAGCAGGCCGCTGGTACGCGAATGGAGCCGCCGGTATCCGAGCCTTGCGCAATCGGAACGAGCGAGTCGCCGAGGGCAGCCCCCGCACCGCCTGAAGAGCCGCCCGAAATTTTCGCCGGATCAAACGGTGTCCCTGTGGGACCGGCGACCAGATTATCAGTCGCGACGCCCAACCCGAACTCGGGCGTG
Above is a genomic segment from Natronorubrum aibiense containing:
- a CDS encoding amidase yields the protein MTDELIHMSATGMARQIRDGDVSPTDVVDAHLDRIADRNDRTNAFITVTEDLAYEQAHEAEQAIENGEPLGPLHGVPVAIKDLDNVEGIRTTFGSKLYVDNVADEDDLFVSRLKNAGAIIVGKTNTPEFGLGVATDNLVAGPTGTPFDPAKISGGSSGGAGAALGDSLVPIAQGSDTGGSIRVPAACCGVFGHKPTFGLVPDPSRPNAFSNHTPFSHLGPMSRTVKDAALMLDVMAGPDQRDPFSLPDDGTKYVDAPDRPIGDLKIAYSPDLGTYPVSYAVTDVLSEAVEAFEDAGATVEHITPDLGHTKEEIVDAYYTFANVLWGMLLENLEDDGFDPYGADRKKLRPYLVNLILESDEPTMKAYRDANVVRTNVLDGLCDVFGEYDLLVSATMAVPPFAHGEYPGQIGGTEIEPYRGWILTQPYNLTGQPAASTPAGFSDDGLPIGMQIAAPRHRDEDVLAAAGTLECQRPWHDAYPQ